In the Angustibacter sp. Root456 genome, CGATCCTGAGTCCCGCCAGGCGATGACCCAGGAGACGATGGCCCTCTACAAGGAGTCGGGCACCAACCCCCTTGCGTCCTGCCTGCCGATCATCCTGCAGGCGCCGATCTTCTTCGCGCTGTTCCGCGTCCTCAACCAGTACGTCCGCAACTCCCAGCCGATCGGCCCGCTGACTCGCCAGCTCGCCGAGCAGGCCGACAACTCCTCGCTCTTCGGGGCGACGCTGTCGTCGACGTTCATGCACTCGACGAACATCAACACCAAGATCATCACGGTGGTGCTCATCATCCTGATGTCGGCCACCACCTTCACCACGCAGCGCCAGCTGATGATGAAGAACATGCCGGCGGCGGCGCTCGACAACCCGTTCGCCAAGCAGCAGAAGCTGCTGTTGTACGTGCTGCCCCTGGTCTTCGCGATCTCGGGGGTGAACTTCCCGATCGGTGTCTTGCTGTACTGGCTCACCACGAACGCGTGGTCGATGGGTCAGCAGTTCTACGTGATCCGCCGCATGCCCGCCCCCGGCTCGCCCGCGGAGAAGGCGATGCTCGAGCGCAAGCGCAAGCACGGGAAGGTGCCGGCCGTCGAGGCGGCAACCGAGGGTGGCACGGCCGTCGAGCCTGAGCAGTCGGCCGGACAGCGCCAGCAGCCCAAGCGCGCGCCGCGCGGCAAGCGCACCCCCAAGAGCCCGAACGCCGGCAGCTGACCCCAGCGCCGCCCGCCGTTCCCTTTCCTGCCGCACTCACGCGGCCCGGTCCCGGACCGTTCCCAGAGGAGTACCCATGAGCGAGACGACGCACGACACCGAGACGA is a window encoding:
- the yidC gene encoding membrane protein insertase YidC, whose amino-acid sequence is MGKILYPLEYAVAWIMVGFHRILSAIGLPEASGVTWALSIVGLVIVIRIILIPLFVKQIKASRGMQLIQPEIQKIQKKYKGKTDPESRQAMTQETMALYKESGTNPLASCLPIILQAPIFFALFRVLNQYVRNSQPIGPLTRQLAEQADNSSLFGATLSSTFMHSTNINTKIITVVLIILMSATTFTTQRQLMMKNMPAAALDNPFAKQQKLLLYVLPLVFAISGVNFPIGVLLYWLTTNAWSMGQQFYVIRRMPAPGSPAEKAMLERKRKHGKVPAVEAATEGGTAVEPEQSAGQRQQPKRAPRGKRTPKSPNAGS